In the genome of Ictalurus furcatus strain D&B chromosome 13, Billie_1.0, whole genome shotgun sequence, one region contains:
- the dhx8 gene encoding ATP-dependent RNA helicase DHX8: MADLGEDELKQLEYLSLVSKVCTELDNHLGISDKDLAEFVISLAEKNPTFDSFKSALIKNGAEFTDSLISNLLRLIQTMQPPAKASTSKGSEPVVKSKSEKDRLKELFPALCRADNPNTRAMLDEDDVKVAADAMKELEMFMPSVNATDSKSSKQRSEASSSKKSRRSRSRSRSRDRDRDRDRDRKRRHRSRSRSRSRSPDRERRKRRSRWHSRSRSRSPGRVDREKGSDRWRDKHVDRPPPEEPAVGDIYNGKVTSIMQFGCFVQLEGLRKRWEGLVHISELRREGRVANVADVVSKGQRVKVKVLSFTGSKTSLSMKDVDQETGEDLNPNRRKNVGGDGPEESAMRNPDRPTNLNLGHAPEVEDDTLERKRLTKISDPEKWEIKQMIAANVLSKEEFPDFDEETGILPKVDDEEDEDLEIELVEEEPPFLRGHTKQSMDMSPVKIVKNPDGSLSQAAMMQSALAKERREVKQAQREAEMDSIPMGLNKHWVDPLPDVDGRQIAANMRGIGMMPNDIPEWKKHAFGGNKASYGKKTQLSIIEQRESLPIYKLKEQLVQAVHDNQILIVIGETGSGKTTQITQYLAEAGYTARGKIGCTQPRRVAAMSVAKRVSEEYGCCLGQEVGYTIRFEDCTSPDTVIKYMTDGMLLRECLIDPDLGQYAIIMLDEAHERTIHTDVLFGLLKKTVQKRPDMKLIVTSATLDAVKFSQYFYEAPIFTIPGRTYPVEVLYTKEPETDYLDASLITVMQIHLTEPPGDILVFLTGQEEIDTACEILYERMKSLGPDVPELIILPVYSALPSEMQTRIFDPAPPGSRKVVIATNIAETSLTIDGIYYVVDPGFVKQKVYNSKTGIDQLVVTPISQAQAKQRAGRAGRTGPGKCYRLYTERAYRDEMLTTNVPEIQRTNLASTVLSLKAMGINDLLSFDFMDAPPMETLITAMEQLYTLGALDDEGLLTRLGRRMAEFPLEPMLCKMLIMSVHLGCSEEMLTIVSMLSVQNVFYRPKDKQALADQKKAKFHQPEGDHLTLLAVYNSWKNNKFSNPWCYENFIQARSLRRAQDIRKQMLGIMDRHKLDVVSCGKATVRVQKAICSGFFRNAAKKDPQEGYRTLIDQQVVYIHPSSALFNRQPEWVVYHELVLTTKEYMREVTTIDPRWLVEFAPAFFKVSDPTRLSKQKKQQRLEPLYNRYEEPNAWRISRAFRRR, translated from the exons GACTCACTCATTAGCAACTTACTCCGTCTCATTCAAACAATGCAACCACCTGCTAAAGCATCCACTAGTAAAG GGAGTGAGCCTGTTGTCAAGTCGAAGAGTGAAAAAGACCGGTTAAAGGAGTTGTTTCCTGCCTTGTGCAGAGCTGACAATCCCAACACCAGA GCCATGCTAGACGAAGACGATGTAAAGGTTGCGGCTGATGCTATGAAAGAGCTGGAGATGTTTATGCCCAGTGTCAACGCCACAGACTCTAAGAGCAGCAAACAGAG ATCTGAAGCCAGCAGCAGCAAGAAGAGTCGAAGAAGTAGGAGCCGCAGCCGAAGTCGGGACAGGGACCGAGACAGAGACCGGGACAGGAAGAGACGCCACCGCTCTCGCTCGCGCTCTAGATCTCGCTCTCCTGACCGGGAGAGGAGGAAGCGCAGGAGTCGCTGGCATTCCCGCAGCAGATCCAGGAGTCCAGGCCGAGTGGACCGAGAGAAAGGTTCAGACCGCTGGAGGGACAAACATGTAGACCGGCCGCCCCCAGAGGAGCCTGCTGTGGGTGACATCTACAATGGCAAAGTCACCAGCATCATGCAGTTTGGTTGCTTTGTGCAGCTTGAAGGGTTGAG GAAACGTTGGGAGGGCTTGGTTCATATCTCGGAGCTTAGAAGAGAGGGCAGAGTGGCAAATGTCGCAGATGTGGTCAGCAAAGGTCAGAGGGTGAAGGTCAAGGTGTTGTCTTTCACAGGCTCTAAGACCAGCCTGAGCATGAAG GATGTTGACCAGGAAACAGGTGAGGACTTGAATCCCAACAGAAGGAAGAATGTTGGTGGCGATGGTCCGGAGGAGTCTGCCATGAGGAATCCAGACAGGCCCACCAACCTCAACCTGGGTCACGCTCCTGAGGTGGAGGATGACACGCTAGAGCGCAAAAGACTGACCAAGATCTCTGATCCAGAGAAGTGGGAGATCAAACAA ATGATTGCTGCCAATGTGCTGTCCAAAGAGGAATTTCCAGACTTTGATGAGGAAACGGGGATCCTGCCTAAAGTAGACGATGAAGAGG ATGAGGATCTGGAGATCGAACTGGTGGAAGAGGAGCCGCCTTTCCTGAGAGGACACACCAAACAGAGCATGGATATGAGCCCTGTGAAAATAGTGAAG aacCCTGATGGCTCGCTGTCTCAGGCAGCCATGATGCAGAGCGCACTGGCTAAAGAGAGGCGGGAAGTGAAGCAGGCTCAGCGTGAGGCTGAGATGGACTCCATTCCTATGGGCCTCAATAAGCACTGGGTGGACCCTCTACCTGACG TTGATGGCAGGCAGATCGCCGCTAACATGCGGGGTATTGGCATGATGCCCAATGACATCCCAGAGTGGAAGAAGCACGCTTTTGGTGGCAACAAGGCTTCATACGGAAAGAAGACGCAGCTATCCATCATCGAGCAGCGAGAGAGTCTGCCAATCTACAAGCTCAAAGAACAGCTCGTTCAG GCTGTTCATGATAACCAGATCCTGATTGTGATTGGAGAGACAGGCTCAGGGAAGACCACACAGATCACTCAGTACCTGGCTGAGGCTGGATACACAGCACGTGGGAAGATTGGCTGCACACAGCCCAGAAGAGTGGCTGCCATGTCTGTGGCTAAGAGAGTGTCTGAAGAATATGGTTGTTGTTTGGGACAGGAG GTGGGCTACACTATCCGTTTTGAGGACTGCACGAGTCCAGACACGGTCATCAAGTACATGACAGACGGTATGCTGCTCAGAGAGTGTCTGATTGACCCTGATCTGGGCCAGTATGCTATCATTATGCTGGATGAGGCTCACGAAAGGACCATCCACACAGATGTGCTCTTTGGCCTGCTCAAGAAG ACTGTACAGAAGCGCCCAGACATGAAGCTGATTGTGACGTCTGCTACACTGGATGCTGTGAAATTCTCCCAATATTTCTACGAGGCCCCTATTTTCACCATCCCAGGTCGTACGTATCCAGTAGAGGTGCTATACACTAAAGAGCCTGAGACAGATTACCTGGATGCCAGTCTGATCACAGTCATGCAGATCCACCTCACTGAGCCACCAG GTGATATTCTGGTATTCTTGACGGGTCAAGAGGAGATCGACACAGCCTGTGAGATCCTGTATGAGCGAATGAAATCACTAGGCCCTGATGTGCCAGAGCTGATTATCCTACCTGTGTACTCTGCACTGCCCAGTGAGATGCAGACCAGGATCTTTGACCCAGCTCCACCTGGCAGCAGAAAG GTGGTCATTGCTACAAACATTGCTGAGACTTCTCTGACCATTGATGGAATCTACTATGTCGTGGATCCAGGTTTTGTCAAGCAGAAAGTGTACAACTCAAAAACCGGCATTGACCAGCTTGTGGTGACCCCCATCTCTCAG GCCCAGGCTAAGCAGCGAGCAGGCCGAGCAGGTAGGACAGGGCCCGGCAAGTGCTACAGACTGTACACAGAACGTGCATATAGAGATGAGATGCTCACCACCAATGTGCCTGAGATCCAAAGAACTAACCTGGCCAGCACTGTACTCTccctgaag GCCATGGGAATTAATGACCTGTTATCCTTTGACTTCATGGACGCTCCTCCTATGGAGACGCTGATCACAGCAATGGAACAGCTGTACACGTTAGGAGCTCTGGACGATGAGGGACTACTCACTCGTCTCGGGCGCAGG ATGGCTGAGTTTCCTCTAGAGCCCATGCTGTGTAAGATGCTCATCATGTCTGTCCACCTGGGCTGCAGTGAAGAGATGCTAACAATAGTGTCCATGCTCTCTGTGCAGAACGTCTTCTATAGGCCAAAG GACAAACAGGCTCTAGCTGACCAGAAGAAGGCTAAGTTCCACCAGCCTGAGGGAGACCACCTCACTTTACTGGCTGTGTACAACTCTTGGAAGAACAACAAGTTCTCCAATCCCTGGTGCTACGAGAACTTCATCCAGGCTCGCTCATTACGCCGCGCACAGGATATCCGCAAGCAAATGCTGGGCATCATGGACCG ACACAAGTTGGATGTGGTATCATGTGGTAAGGCCACAGTACGTGTTCAGAAGGCAATCTGCAGTGGTTTCTTCCGTAATGCTGCTAAGAAAGACCCTCAGGAAGGCTACAGGACACTCATAGACCAGCAGGTGGTTTACATTCACCCCTCGAGTGCCCTCTTTAACCGACAACCTGAGTG GGTGGTATACCATGAACTGGTGTTGACCACCAAAGAGTACATGCGAGAGGTGACGACAATCGACCCACGTTGGCTGGTGGAGTTTGCGCCGGCCTTCTTCAAAGTATCCGACCCGACTCGCCTCAGCAAGCAGAAGAAACAGCAGCGTCTTGAGCCTCTCTATAACCGTTACGAGGAACCCAATGCCTGGAGAATTTCCAGAGCTTTCCGTAGACGCTAG